From the Ruminiclostridium josui JCM 17888 genome, one window contains:
- a CDS encoding carbohydrate ABC transporter permease codes for MSDRVQNRRSGFSISKVLMYAALFIVAVIQLFPLYWMFSFSLKDNSEIFGGNPIGLPGKWLWSNYSNALLQGNVGRYFVNSVIVTAATIILTTIIAVMASYALTRMVFKLRKPLNSFFILGLTVPLHSALLPIFVMLRNLKMVNSYWALIAPYTAFAIPMALLIFSGFMGSIPREMEEAACIDGCSIYKIFFTIILPLMKPAIATVTIFTFLQAWNELMYAVVFISDAKYKTLTVGIQSLAGQYTTEWGPIGAGLMVATIPTLIIYSIMSKKVQDSLVVGAVKG; via the coding sequence ATGAGTGACAGAGTTCAAAATAGAAGGTCAGGATTTTCCATATCAAAGGTCCTTATGTATGCTGCACTTTTTATAGTAGCAGTTATTCAATTGTTTCCTCTATATTGGATGTTCTCCTTCTCATTAAAAGATAATTCCGAAATTTTCGGGGGAAACCCTATAGGACTTCCGGGGAAATGGTTGTGGTCAAACTACAGCAATGCGCTATTGCAGGGGAATGTAGGAAGGTACTTCGTAAACAGTGTAATTGTAACGGCAGCAACTATTATACTTACAACTATAATTGCAGTTATGGCCTCATATGCACTGACTAGAATGGTATTTAAACTGAGAAAGCCCCTAAATTCATTTTTTATACTGGGGTTGACAGTTCCTCTCCATTCAGCACTTCTACCTATATTTGTAATGCTGAGAAACTTAAAGATGGTTAATTCCTACTGGGCACTGATAGCTCCGTATACTGCATTTGCAATACCTATGGCATTGCTGATTTTTTCAGGATTTATGGGCTCTATTCCAAGGGAAATGGAGGAGGCTGCATGTATAGACGGTTGCAGCATTTATAAAATATTTTTCACAATCATACTTCCACTTATGAAGCCGGCAATTGCAACAGTTACAATATTTACATTCCTTCAGGCATGGAATGAACTGATGTATGCTGTTGTGTTCATAAGTGATGCAAAATACAAGACATTAACAGTTGGTATCCAGTCTTTAGCAGGACAGTATACAACAGAGTGGGGACCTATAGGCGCCGGACTTATGGTAGCTACAATTCCAACTTTAATCATTTATTCAATAATGAGTAAAAAAGTCCAGGATAGTCTTGTTGTTGGAGCAGTAAAAGGCTAA
- a CDS encoding carbohydrate ABC transporter permease, with translation MVDKVLGNKKAIVFFLFPALVVFIGLIIIPIIMSTYYSLQEWSGFGEGTFIGLQNYKGLLSDPIFVKAAVNSLILAIASVFIQLPISLLLALTLAKGVKFEKSLVTIYFVPVIISTVVIGQLWMKIYNPEYGILNILLKAIGLESFASEWLGDPKRALAATFIPIIWQYIGYHMLLMYAGIKSISTDIFEAAVIDGSSWWNTSMKITIPMLKPVLNVSVIFAVTGALKVFDLVYVLTGGGPAHASEVIGTYMVSTIFKGNQYGYGSAMAVFVILECFALSILVGLLFREKEEAK, from the coding sequence TTGGTGGATAAAGTTTTAGGCAATAAGAAGGCAATAGTATTTTTCCTGTTTCCGGCTTTAGTTGTGTTTATCGGATTAATAATAATACCTATCATAATGTCAACGTATTATAGCTTGCAGGAATGGTCGGGATTTGGTGAAGGTACTTTTATAGGTCTTCAAAACTATAAAGGACTTCTTTCTGATCCCATATTCGTCAAAGCAGCAGTGAATTCATTAATTCTGGCAATTGCATCAGTATTTATTCAGCTTCCGATTTCGTTGCTTTTAGCTCTTACACTTGCAAAAGGTGTTAAATTTGAAAAGAGTCTTGTAACTATTTACTTTGTACCTGTTATTATTTCTACAGTTGTTATCGGGCAGCTATGGATGAAAATATATAATCCTGAGTATGGAATACTTAACATATTATTAAAGGCTATAGGTTTGGAATCTTTTGCATCAGAGTGGCTGGGTGATCCAAAAAGGGCATTGGCGGCTACGTTCATTCCGATAATATGGCAGTATATCGGATATCATATGCTTTTAATGTATGCAGGTATAAAATCTATTTCCACAGATATTTTCGAGGCGGCAGTAATTGACGGGTCTTCTTGGTGGAATACATCAATGAAAATAACAATACCGATGTTGAAGCCTGTATTAAATGTATCAGTTATATTTGCTGTTACAGGTGCACTGAAAGTATTTGATCTTGTATATGTTTTGACAGGCGGTGGCCCTGCTCATGCAAGTGAAGTAATAGGCACATATATGGTAAGCACAATATTTAAAGGTAACCAGTACGGTTATGGCAGTGCAATGGCTGTATTTGTAATACTTGAATGTTTTGCCTTATCCATTCTTGTAGGTCTATTGTTTAGAGAAAAGGAGGAGGCAAAATGA
- a CDS encoding tyrosine-type recombinase/integrase, whose product MRMKMQQQAEQRSIEQAFEDFIRYCNVKNLAKDSIIFYENCYKSFTRFLPKESYVSNITLHTIQDYILWQKDKSISAIAVNSNLRGVRAFLYYCMKLGYLPKFSIELVKAEKKVKQVYTDSELQLLLKKPNVKHCSFTEYRDWVVINYALATGNRVSTIINLKNQDVDFENGYITLVRTKNKKQQVIPLSNTLSSILLEYLTYRKGEANDYLFCNSYGNQLADRSLQGSVARYNKSRGVMKTSIHLFRHTYAKKYLQAGGNVFQLQRLLGHSSLEIVKEYVSLFSEDLKLNYDRFNPLEQMVKSNSYIKLNP is encoded by the coding sequence ATGAGAATGAAAATGCAACAGCAAGCAGAACAAAGGAGCATTGAACAAGCCTTTGAGGACTTTATCAGGTATTGTAATGTCAAAAACCTTGCGAAAGATTCTATAATCTTCTATGAGAACTGCTATAAAAGCTTTACTAGGTTTCTACCCAAAGAAAGCTATGTAAGCAATATAACACTTCATACTATACAAGACTATATTCTGTGGCAAAAGGATAAAAGTATCAGTGCTATAGCAGTAAATTCTAATCTCAGAGGTGTCAGGGCATTCCTATACTATTGTATGAAGCTTGGCTACCTACCGAAATTTTCAATAGAACTGGTCAAAGCAGAAAAGAAGGTAAAGCAAGTATATACCGATTCTGAACTGCAATTGTTGCTAAAGAAGCCTAATGTAAAGCACTGTTCTTTCACTGAATACAGAGATTGGGTTGTCATTAACTATGCATTAGCAACAGGAAACAGAGTATCCACTATTATAAACCTAAAAAACCAAGATGTTGATTTTGAAAATGGATATATAACTTTGGTTAGAACAAAAAACAAGAAACAACAGGTAATACCCCTCTCCAATACACTCTCAAGCATTCTATTAGAGTATTTGACATACCGCAAAGGAGAGGCTAATGATTACCTCTTTTGCAATTCCTACGGCAATCAACTGGCAGACAGAAGCCTCCAAGGAAGTGTTGCAAGATATAATAAAAGTAGAGGTGTGATGAAGACTTCAATTCATTTATTTCGCCATACATATGCAAAGAAATACTTACAAGCAGGCGGAAATGTGTTTCAATTACAACGCCTTTTGGGACATTCTAGCCTTGAAATTGTTAAGGAGTATGTCTCTTTATTCAGCGAGGATTTGAAGCTGAATTATGACCGTTTTAATCCTCTTGAGCAGATGGTAAAAAGTAATTCCTATATTAAGTTAAACCCATAA
- a CDS encoding IS256 family transposase, which translates to MSVLSKELVQEIIAENDFKNPGEIISFLKEAFKDVLQEMLEAEMDVSLGYSRDESRHKITDKSRNGYSTKKLKSEFGPVQIDIPRDRKGEFEPKIVPKYKRDVSGIEDKVISLYARGMSTRDIHDQVKELYGIDISAEMVSKITERILPEIKEWQGRPLEAIYPFVFMDAIHYKVRTDGQIVNRAAYVVMGVDISGKKDILGIWIGENESSKFWLGVLNDLKNRGIEDVLIFCVDGLTGLKEAIAAAFPKSEIQRCIIHQLRNSFKYVSYKDLKAFSKDFKTVYTSPSEEIALNRFEDLKNKWGKDYPYAFKSWENNWEVLSPYYKFPEQIRKIIYTTNIIEGLHRQFRKVTKTKSVFPSDTSLEKMLYLASMNVIKKWTQRYRNWDQVMSQLMIMYDGRLDNYI; encoded by the coding sequence ATGAGCGTATTATCAAAAGAGTTAGTACAGGAAATAATTGCGGAGAATGATTTTAAAAATCCCGGAGAAATAATCTCCTTTTTAAAGGAGGCATTTAAAGATGTTCTTCAGGAAATGCTTGAAGCCGAAATGGATGTTTCTCTTGGGTATTCCCGAGATGAGTCAAGACATAAAATTACCGACAAAAGTAGAAACGGTTACTCAACAAAAAAACTAAAGAGTGAATTCGGCCCTGTACAGATTGATATTCCAAGGGACAGAAAAGGTGAGTTTGAGCCTAAAATAGTTCCCAAGTACAAAAGGGATGTATCAGGAATTGAGGATAAGGTGATTTCTCTTTATGCCCGAGGCATGTCTACCAGAGATATTCACGATCAGGTTAAAGAGCTTTATGGAATAGATATTTCTGCTGAAATGGTTAGTAAAATAACTGAAAGAATCCTTCCTGAAATAAAAGAATGGCAAGGTAGGCCCCTTGAGGCTATCTATCCTTTTGTATTTATGGATGCTATCCATTACAAGGTAAGAACTGATGGACAAATAGTAAATAGAGCTGCTTATGTTGTTATGGGTGTAGATATTTCAGGTAAGAAAGATATCCTTGGAATATGGATTGGAGAGAACGAATCCTCCAAGTTCTGGTTAGGTGTGTTAAATGACCTTAAAAACAGAGGTATAGAAGATGTACTCATATTCTGTGTGGACGGACTTACAGGGCTCAAAGAAGCTATTGCAGCTGCTTTTCCAAAGTCAGAAATTCAAAGGTGTATAATTCATCAACTAAGAAACTCATTTAAATATGTTTCATATAAGGATTTGAAGGCTTTTTCAAAGGATTTTAAAACTGTCTACACAAGCCCCAGTGAAGAAATAGCATTAAACCGGTTTGAAGACCTGAAAAACAAATGGGGCAAGGATTATCCATATGCATTTAAAAGTTGGGAAAACAATTGGGAAGTTTTATCACCATATTACAAGTTCCCAGAGCAGATAAGAAAAATAATATATACAACCAATATAATTGAAGGATTGCATCGGCAGTTCAGAAAAGTTACTAAGACAAAATCCGTTTTTCCTTCTGATACTTCTCTTGAAAAGATGCTTTATTTGGCATCAATGAATGTAATAAAAAAATGGACTCAACGATACCGGAATTGGGATCAGGTCATGAGTCAATTAATGATTATGTACGATGGGAGACTGGATAACTATATTTAA
- a CDS encoding putative ABC transporter permease subunit, which yields MNSMFLLIKANIINSWGINKALKSKSSAERLKTILLGLLIVYAFGMLAFTMFMLYYPLGNALAELNSLELLIGSSILSTTLFSLFMSIYKIPGYLFSFRDFDLLMSLPVKPSAVLASKMIFVYLSNLAISILAGIPSLVIYGIKTHSGPIYYVFAAVATLFVPLIPISIGAVLAYILGRISSKFRSTNVLMLIGTFVIIIAFMVLPNMITGINQEQVQSAIPAISGVIKVLFWTNLYIKALSSTNLLYMAAFLIVSVAIFSAFIYIFAKGFKTINSKMSERYKSSNYKITSLKASGVMRALYIKEFKFYLSSYIYVTNTAVGVIMMLVFSLAVAVFGKDKVAMMLELPMAGSYVAPAIALVFAFCISFTFVTASSISLEGKNLWIIKSLPLKIENILWSKILLNMTLTIPALIVNMVIVAFAFKLSTETIIVLFLLLLLLCIVSPVMGILVNLYFPKLEWTSQVAAVKQSASVFITMIINVIIIGIPAVLFILIKPSNTNLFMELVCVFLAILAFVLIKALSTIGVKKFKEL from the coding sequence ATGAATAGTATGTTTCTTTTAATTAAAGCAAATATAATTAATTCCTGGGGAATAAACAAGGCATTGAAATCAAAATCAAGTGCGGAAAGACTAAAGACTATACTTCTGGGTTTACTTATAGTTTACGCTTTTGGTATGCTGGCTTTTACAATGTTTATGTTATACTATCCCCTTGGTAATGCTCTTGCGGAGTTGAATTCATTGGAATTGCTTATAGGGAGCTCAATTTTGTCAACTACTCTGTTCTCACTTTTTATGAGTATTTACAAAATACCGGGATACCTGTTTTCTTTCAGGGATTTTGATTTACTAATGTCTCTGCCTGTAAAACCATCGGCAGTACTGGCAAGTAAGATGATTTTTGTTTATCTTTCAAACCTTGCCATAAGTATACTTGCTGGAATTCCTTCATTGGTCATTTACGGAATAAAAACTCATAGTGGGCCAATATACTATGTTTTTGCTGCCGTGGCAACATTGTTTGTTCCCCTTATTCCAATATCCATAGGTGCTGTTTTAGCTTATATACTGGGACGTATATCCTCCAAGTTCAGATCCACTAATGTTTTAATGTTGATAGGAACTTTTGTTATTATTATTGCATTTATGGTTCTGCCCAACATGATTACCGGAATTAATCAAGAGCAGGTTCAGAGTGCTATTCCGGCAATATCCGGTGTGATAAAAGTTCTTTTTTGGACAAACTTATATATTAAAGCCTTAAGTAGCACAAATCTTTTGTATATGGCAGCCTTTTTAATAGTTAGTGTAGCAATTTTCAGTGCGTTTATTTATATATTCGCCAAGGGCTTTAAAACAATAAATTCCAAAATGTCAGAAAGATATAAATCATCTAACTACAAGATTACAAGCCTAAAGGCCTCAGGGGTTATGAGAGCTCTGTATATCAAGGAATTTAAATTCTATCTATCGTCGTATATATACGTAACCAATACTGCGGTTGGTGTAATAATGATGCTGGTCTTTTCGCTGGCAGTTGCTGTTTTTGGTAAGGATAAGGTTGCAATGATGTTAGAACTCCCAATGGCGGGTTCATATGTAGCGCCAGCGATTGCTCTGGTTTTTGCATTTTGCATTAGTTTCACCTTTGTTACTGCATCGTCAATATCCCTTGAGGGAAAAAACCTTTGGATTATCAAATCACTTCCTTTAAAAATAGAAAATATACTTTGGAGTAAAATACTCCTCAATATGACGCTGACTATTCCGGCGCTTATTGTTAATATGGTAATTGTGGCATTTGCCTTTAAATTGAGTACCGAAACGATAATTGTTCTATTTTTGCTTTTGCTGCTATTGTGTATAGTTTCTCCTGTTATGGGTATTTTGGTAAACCTGTACTTTCCTAAACTTGAATGGACTTCACAGGTTGCAGCAGTAAAGCAAAGTGCAAGTGTTTTTATAACCATGATTATTAACGTTATTATCATAGGAATACCAGCGGTTCTTTTTATTCTTATAAAGCCTTCTAACACAAATCTGTTTATGGAACTGGTTTGTGTATTTTTGGCTATATTAGCTTTTGTTCTCATAAAAGCATTAAGTACAATAGGCGTTAAAAAGTTCAAGGAACTATAA
- a CDS encoding HD-GYP domain-containing protein has product MDQYIPIIDIVIALSSAIDLINPNISNHHKRVAYISYCIAKEMGYSENEIKDLVLAGLLHDCGAVNLFERSSIFEFEFGNSYSNRHNHGYKGWFILRDAEELRSAADIIKYHHVFWKEISHKRFQSCKIPKFSHILHLADRIDILINPNQEILQQKKYISKMIRNGKDTMFMPAAVDAFENIASKPYFWFDITGTYVEDLIRKIMSPYKVYINSELLIQYANIAHRIIDFRSKFTATHSIGVAASASTLASKLGFSACDSRLMHSAGLMHDLGKLCIPESILEKPGPLDHYEFNLMKAHTYHTYRILDSIPGLGKVRDWAAFHHEKLDGTGYPFGLDSRSLDLGSRILAVSDMFTALTEERPYRHAMSLKDTVKLINEVNTLDYDVKYCLNQNIEEINEIRRTSQEIVFQSCNEIFPEFDEELNLHAL; this is encoded by the coding sequence ATGGATCAATACATACCGATTATAGATATTGTTATAGCCCTATCGAGTGCTATAGATTTGATAAACCCTAATATTTCAAATCATCACAAGAGAGTTGCATATATCTCTTATTGTATCGCTAAAGAAATGGGTTATTCGGAGAATGAGATTAAGGATTTAGTACTGGCCGGCTTGCTTCATGATTGCGGCGCAGTTAATTTGTTTGAAAGGAGTTCTATTTTCGAGTTTGAATTTGGGAATTCCTATTCCAACAGGCATAACCATGGGTATAAAGGATGGTTTATTCTTCGGGACGCAGAGGAATTACGTTCAGCTGCCGATATAATAAAATATCACCATGTATTTTGGAAAGAAATATCTCACAAGCGGTTTCAATCCTGCAAGATACCAAAATTCAGTCATATCCTCCATTTAGCAGACAGAATTGATATACTGATAAATCCTAACCAGGAAATCTTGCAGCAGAAAAAATATATAAGCAAAATGATTCGCAACGGCAAAGATACAATGTTTATGCCCGCAGCAGTTGATGCGTTTGAGAACATTGCCTCAAAACCTTATTTTTGGTTCGATATTACAGGAACTTATGTTGAGGATCTGATACGCAAAATAATGTCGCCATACAAGGTTTATATTAATAGTGAGCTTTTAATTCAATATGCAAATATCGCACACAGAATTATTGATTTCAGAAGTAAATTTACAGCTACCCACTCAATAGGTGTAGCTGCTAGTGCAAGTACTTTGGCCTCTAAGCTTGGGTTTTCTGCTTGCGACAGCAGACTGATGCACTCTGCGGGGCTAATGCATGATTTGGGAAAACTGTGTATCCCAGAAAGTATATTAGAAAAACCCGGTCCCTTAGACCACTATGAATTCAATCTTATGAAAGCACATACATATCATACCTACCGGATACTGGATTCAATTCCCGGTTTGGGAAAAGTACGTGACTGGGCTGCATTCCACCATGAAAAGCTTGATGGTACGGGTTATCCCTTTGGATTGGACTCAAGAAGTCTTGACCTAGGTTCCAGGATACTTGCTGTAAGCGATATGTTTACAGCTCTTACGGAAGAAAGACCTTACAGACATGCCATGTCCCTTAAAGACACGGTTAAGCTTATTAATGAAGTAAATACTCTTGATTATGATGTCAAGTATTGCCTCAACCAAAATATTGAGGAAATAAACGAGATAAGACGTACATCTCAGGAGATTGTTTTCCAGAGCTGTAATGAAATCTTTCCGGAGTTTGATGAAGAACTTAATCTTCACGCATTGTAA
- a CDS encoding extracellular solute-binding protein, protein MKKKTVAKRAAAFMLAGILSVGTVACSKNTTDDNAAGTTNNAGGNNAKNVELKFSHIWGSAADPFTPAAKKVIDDYQAANPNVKIKVDTNENEAYKTKIKAMAAANELPDIFSTWGGGFSEPFVKSNSVVQLDSYLTDDLKNKLVNGALTNVTYDGKVYGLPFFLSCGALFVNTELFENNGVKIPTTWDELLTAVKTFKSKGITPMAVSGKDKWTIAMYFDVIALRAAGPEKITKTLTKQGSFKDPEFLNAANRFKELVDAGAFSKGAAGVSNDEAEVPFFEGKIPMMFKGSWTAGKAGSKDSKVAGKIKAISFPSIPDGVGNPKQFTGGAVDAVMVSANSKNKEEAIKFQIYFAENMARESYLSGASMPAWKTDVDESKLNPSLVDVVDLTKDAESFTIWWDTLLAGKDTETYLNALQELFMGTKTPEKFVDSLQSIYGK, encoded by the coding sequence ATGAAGAAAAAGACGGTGGCAAAAAGAGCAGCAGCATTTATGCTTGCTGGTATATTATCGGTTGGAACGGTGGCGTGCAGTAAAAATACAACAGATGACAATGCAGCAGGAACTACTAATAACGCAGGTGGAAACAATGCTAAAAATGTTGAATTGAAGTTCAGTCATATTTGGGGTTCAGCAGCAGACCCGTTTACACCAGCAGCTAAGAAAGTTATCGATGACTATCAGGCCGCAAATCCAAATGTAAAGATTAAGGTTGATACTAACGAGAATGAAGCATATAAAACTAAGATAAAAGCAATGGCGGCAGCAAATGAACTCCCTGATATTTTTTCTACATGGGGTGGTGGTTTTTCAGAGCCATTCGTTAAGTCAAATTCAGTAGTACAGCTTGATTCATATTTAACTGATGATTTAAAGAACAAACTTGTTAACGGAGCATTAACCAATGTAACTTATGATGGAAAGGTCTACGGTTTGCCATTTTTCCTTTCCTGCGGAGCATTGTTTGTAAATACAGAGCTTTTTGAAAATAACGGAGTAAAGATTCCTACTACTTGGGACGAGCTTTTAACAGCAGTTAAAACCTTTAAATCCAAAGGAATAACTCCTATGGCTGTATCAGGTAAGGACAAATGGACAATTGCAATGTACTTTGATGTTATTGCATTAAGAGCAGCAGGGCCAGAAAAGATTACAAAAACTCTTACAAAACAAGGTTCATTCAAAGACCCTGAGTTTCTGAATGCTGCTAACAGATTTAAAGAGTTAGTTGATGCAGGTGCATTCTCAAAGGGTGCTGCCGGTGTCTCAAATGATGAAGCGGAAGTGCCATTCTTTGAAGGAAAAATACCAATGATGTTCAAAGGTAGCTGGACTGCAGGAAAAGCAGGCTCAAAGGATTCAAAAGTTGCAGGAAAAATCAAGGCAATATCCTTTCCTTCAATACCAGATGGTGTTGGAAATCCAAAGCAATTTACAGGAGGAGCTGTTGACGCTGTAATGGTAAGTGCAAATTCAAAGAACAAAGAAGAAGCAATTAAGTTTCAAATTTACTTTGCTGAAAACATGGCAAGGGAATCTTACCTTTCAGGTGCATCAATGCCTGCATGGAAAACAGATGTTGATGAAAGCAAACTGAACCCTTCACTTGTTGATGTTGTTGATCTGACAAAGGATGCTGAATCATTTACAATTTGGTGGGATACACTCCTTGCCGGTAAAGACACAGAGACTTATCTGAATGCCCTACAGGAATTGTTTATGGGTACAAAAACACCGGAGAAGTTTGTTGACAGTTTACAATCAATTTATGGTAAGTAA
- a CDS encoding putative ABC transporter permease, translating to MSSFYEFIIYLTIYSFIGWVCEVVYCSILSKRIVNRGFLAGPICPVYGFGAMLVIFLLKPAQSGIPVIFLAGLALTSILEYITGWLLEIFFSTRWWDYSNRRFNLNGRVCLRNSVLFGILCVVLVKVLHPAITHVVLLIPEIWVRVSGIALIAAYAIDMLFTINTLVNLNERLKKLYEFTEDLKKNREILDWFNERELFKSFEKLRLLAEEGKNELNLMLREKFEALSQKRGSGHRLIKAFPNMKSIKYEEQLNHLKDMLKQLREKAKGKH from the coding sequence ATGAGCAGTTTTTATGAATTCATTATCTATCTTACTATATATAGCTTTATAGGATGGGTATGCGAGGTGGTGTACTGCTCTATATTATCTAAAAGAATAGTAAACAGGGGGTTTCTGGCAGGACCCATTTGTCCTGTATACGGCTTTGGTGCAATGCTGGTGATTTTTTTACTGAAACCTGCTCAATCAGGAATACCTGTGATATTTTTGGCAGGACTTGCGCTTACCAGTATACTGGAGTACATAACCGGATGGTTGCTGGAGATATTTTTCAGCACGAGATGGTGGGACTATTCAAATAGAAGATTTAACCTCAACGGACGGGTGTGCCTGAGAAATTCAGTTCTATTCGGAATACTATGCGTTGTTTTGGTCAAGGTTCTACATCCCGCAATAACCCATGTTGTTTTATTAATCCCTGAAATATGGGTAAGAGTATCCGGGATAGCACTTATTGCAGCGTATGCAATTGATATGCTGTTTACCATTAACACTCTGGTGAATCTCAATGAACGGCTTAAAAAGCTTTACGAATTTACCGAGGATTTGAAAAAGAATAGAGAAATACTGGATTGGTTTAATGAGAGAGAGTTATTTAAGAGTTTTGAAAAACTTCGGCTTTTAGCGGAAGAAGGGAAAAATGAGCTGAATCTCATGTTAAGAGAGAAGTTTGAGGCTCTTAGCCAGAAAAGGGGCAGCGGGCACCGTTTAATTAAAGCTTTCCCGAACATGAAAAGTATAAAGTATGAGGAACAGCTTAACCATCTCAAAGATATGTTAAAGCAACTGAGAGAAAAGGCCAAAGGAAAGCATTAA
- a CDS encoding ABC transporter ATP-binding protein, whose product MLTISNLSKTYKGGKKAVDNLSLEIQKGDIYGFIGHNGAGKTTTIKCITGILEFSEGDIRIGGKSIKTDPLECKRMIAYIPDNPDLYENMTGIQYLNFIADVFSISSKEREKSIKEYADMMELTGSLGDLISSYSHGMKQKLAIISALVHNPSLYIMDEPFVGLDPKAAHTLKEIMKEKCRQGCAIFFSTHVLEVAEKLCNKIAIIKDGKLITSGETDAVRGNSSLEQLFLELIDNE is encoded by the coding sequence ATGCTTACAATAAGTAATTTATCCAAAACTTATAAAGGTGGAAAAAAGGCAGTAGACAATTTGTCATTAGAAATTCAAAAAGGTGATATATATGGATTTATAGGACACAATGGTGCGGGAAAAACAACTACCATAAAGTGTATTACTGGTATTCTTGAATTCTCTGAAGGAGATATTCGTATAGGAGGTAAATCCATAAAAACAGATCCACTGGAGTGTAAAAGGATGATTGCGTATATACCGGATAATCCTGACCTTTATGAAAATATGACAGGGATTCAATATCTGAATTTTATTGCTGATGTTTTCTCCATTTCGTCAAAAGAGAGAGAAAAATCTATCAAAGAGTACGCAGACATGATGGAACTTACGGGAAGTCTTGGGGATTTAATTTCGTCTTACTCTCACGGAATGAAGCAAAAACTTGCTATTATTTCGGCACTGGTTCATAATCCAAGTCTGTATATTATGGATGAACCTTTTGTCGGACTTGATCCAAAGGCAGCACATACTCTTAAAGAGATTATGAAAGAAAAATGCAGACAGGGGTGTGCTATTTTCTTTTCAACCCATGTTTTAGAGGTTGCGGAGAAGCTCTGTAACAAGATAGCAATTATAAAGGACGGCAAGCTCATTACAAGCGGTGAAACTGACGCTGTAAGAGGAAACAGCTCACTTGAGCAATTATTTTTGGAGTTGATAGATAATGAATAG